From Vogesella sp. XCS3, the proteins below share one genomic window:
- a CDS encoding ureidoglycolate lyase, producing the protein MVARVLSPQPLTAAAFAPYGDVVEAGPQVCQFAINAGNTTRYHDLMCIDVADGGRPIVSLFRGQPRVLPFRIAMLERHPLGSQAFMPLNGRPYLVVVAPPGPVPDEQALQLFVARGDQGVNYARGVWHHPLLALQAVSDFLVIDYAGPGRNCDEVTLAQPCWIAADCV; encoded by the coding sequence ATGGTTGCACGCGTGCTATCGCCGCAGCCGCTCACCGCTGCCGCTTTTGCCCCGTACGGCGACGTGGTGGAGGCCGGGCCGCAGGTGTGCCAATTTGCTATCAATGCTGGCAATACCACGCGCTATCACGACCTGATGTGCATCGACGTGGCCGACGGTGGCCGCCCCATTGTGAGCCTGTTTCGCGGCCAACCCCGGGTGTTGCCGTTCCGCATTGCCATGCTGGAGCGCCACCCCTTGGGCAGCCAGGCTTTCATGCCGCTGAACGGGCGACCCTATCTGGTGGTGGTGGCGCCGCCAGGCCCGGTGCCGGACGAACAGGCGCTGCAGCTATTTGTGGCGCGCGGCGACCAGGGGGTGAACTACGCGCGCGGCGTGTGGCATCACCCGTTGCTGGCACTGCAGGCAGTAAGCGACTTTCTGGTGATCGACTATGCAGGGCCCGGGCGGAATTGCGATGAAGTGACGCTGGCGCAGCCATGCTGGATAGCCGCTGATTGCGTCTGA
- the alc gene encoding allantoicase, whose amino-acid sequence MQQILIAPAAELPDWAARSINLADPRLGAAGLACSDDFFAPLSRMLDPQPAQFIPGKYDDNGKWMDGWETRRKRTTGHDWAIVRLGRRGRIAGFDVDTSHFTGNYAPAVMIEATVCHSDDVAALQAASWTELLPATSLGGNRHHLLPACQDGEWTHLRLHIYPDGGVARLRVYGQPVGSCVSGELYDLAALQNGGRAVAWNDAHYGVPANLLLPGRGINMGDGWETRRRREPGHDWCLIALGHPGTLTRIEVDTAHFKGNFPDRCSLQAAWVDGGTEQSLITQSMFWPQLLPEQPLAMDSIHVFEGLAALGPVTHVRLNIHPDGGVSRLRLWGRAL is encoded by the coding sequence ATGCAACAAATCCTCATCGCGCCGGCCGCCGAGCTGCCGGACTGGGCCGCCCGCAGCATCAACCTGGCCGACCCGCGCCTGGGCGCCGCCGGCCTGGCCTGCAGCGACGACTTTTTTGCGCCGCTGTCGCGCATGCTGGACCCGCAGCCGGCGCAGTTCATTCCCGGCAAGTACGACGACAACGGCAAATGGATGGACGGCTGGGAAACACGGCGCAAGCGCACCACCGGCCACGACTGGGCCATCGTGCGCCTGGGCCGCCGTGGCCGCATTGCCGGCTTTGACGTGGATACCAGCCATTTCACCGGCAACTACGCGCCGGCAGTGATGATCGAGGCCACCGTTTGCCACAGCGACGACGTGGCCGCCCTGCAGGCGGCCAGCTGGACCGAGCTGCTGCCGGCCACCAGCCTGGGTGGCAACCGCCACCACCTGCTGCCGGCGTGCCAGGACGGCGAGTGGACCCACCTGCGCCTGCACATCTACCCCGACGGCGGCGTGGCGCGGCTGCGCGTGTACGGCCAGCCGGTGGGCAGCTGCGTGAGCGGCGAGCTATACGACCTGGCGGCGCTGCAAAACGGCGGCCGCGCGGTGGCGTGGAACGACGCCCACTACGGCGTGCCGGCCAACCTGCTGCTGCCAGGGCGCGGCATCAATATGGGCGATGGCTGGGAGACGCGCCGCCGCCGCGAGCCGGGCCACGACTGGTGCCTGATCGCGCTGGGTCACCCCGGCACGCTGACGCGCATCGAGGTGGATACCGCCCACTTCAAGGGCAACTTCCCCGACCGCTGCTCGCTGCAGGCGGCGTGGGTGGACGGCGGCACCGAGCAGTCGCTCATCACGCAAAGCATGTTCTGGCCGCAGCTGCTGCCGGAGCAGCCGCTGGCGATGGACAGCATCCACGTGTTTGAAGGGTTGGCCGCACTGGGGCCGGTAACGCACGTGCGTCTGAACATCCACCCTGACGGCGGCGTATCGCGCTTGCGCTTGTGGGGCAGGGCACTGTAA
- a CDS encoding amino acid ABC transporter ATP-binding protein has protein sequence MSLVRIDALHKHFGTNHVLKGIDLKVGQGEVVAIIGRSGSGKSTLLRAINGLESIDEGVVEVDGERLHAGQTDLRALRLKVGMVFQQFNLFPHLSVGENVMLACKVVKKTASSDARTLATQMLDKVGLAHKFDAYPEQLSGGQQQRVAIARALAMSPKVLLCDEITSALDPELVNEVLAVVCQLAAEGMTLIMVTHEMRFAREVSDKLVFMHEGRVHEYGPPEQLFRRPGTPELANFIGAVF, from the coding sequence ATGTCGCTCGTTCGCATTGATGCGCTTCACAAGCATTTCGGTACCAACCACGTGCTCAAGGGCATCGACCTGAAGGTCGGCCAGGGCGAGGTGGTGGCCATCATCGGCCGCAGCGGCTCCGGTAAGAGCACCCTGCTGCGCGCCATCAACGGCCTGGAAAGCATAGACGAAGGTGTGGTGGAGGTCGACGGCGAGCGCCTGCACGCCGGGCAGACCGACCTGCGCGCCCTGCGTCTGAAAGTGGGCATGGTGTTCCAGCAGTTCAACCTGTTTCCGCACCTGAGCGTGGGCGAAAACGTGATGCTGGCCTGCAAGGTGGTGAAGAAAACCGCCAGCAGCGACGCCCGTACGCTGGCGACGCAGATGCTGGACAAAGTCGGGCTGGCGCACAAGTTTGACGCCTACCCCGAGCAGCTGTCCGGCGGCCAGCAGCAGCGGGTGGCCATTGCCCGTGCGCTGGCGATGTCACCCAAGGTGCTGCTGTGCGACGAGATCACCTCGGCGCTGGACCCGGAGCTGGTCAACGAAGTGTTGGCCGTGGTGTGCCAGCTGGCGGCCGAAGGCATGACGCTGATCATGGTGACGCACGAAATGCGTTTTGCCCGCGAGGTCAGCGACAAGCTGGTGTTCATGCACGAAGGCAGGGTGCACGAATACGGCCCTCCGGAACAGCTGTTCCGCCGGCCGGGCACGCCGGAGCTGGCCAATTTCATCGGCGCCGTATTTTGA
- a CDS encoding amino acid ABC transporter permease: MMSFTLWDIVRNLLLAGGWTVLLTLVAFVLGGSAGGLVLYARISPQPVLRRLARAYIELFQGTPLLMQLFLVFFGLSLAGTDIPAWLAAGLALTAYTSAFLAEIWRGCVESVPRGQWEAAASLAMSRYEQMRHVILPQALRLAVAPTIGFSVQVVKATAVTSIIGFTELTKTGSALANATFQPFLVFGLVALGYFLLCYPLSLLARKLERKLHVARSH, translated from the coding sequence ATGATGTCGTTCACGCTGTGGGACATCGTCCGCAACCTGCTGCTGGCGGGCGGCTGGACGGTGCTGCTGACCCTGGTGGCCTTCGTGCTGGGCGGCAGTGCCGGGGGGCTGGTGCTGTACGCCCGCATCAGCCCGCAGCCGGTGCTGCGCCGGCTGGCCAGGGCCTATATCGAGCTGTTCCAGGGCACGCCCTTGCTGATGCAGCTGTTTCTGGTGTTTTTCGGCCTGTCGCTGGCCGGCACCGACATCCCGGCCTGGTTGGCCGCAGGCCTGGCGCTGACGGCGTATACCAGCGCTTTTCTGGCCGAGATCTGGCGCGGCTGCGTGGAGTCGGTACCGCGTGGGCAGTGGGAGGCGGCGGCCAGCCTGGCGATGAGCCGTTACGAACAGATGCGCCACGTCATCCTGCCGCAGGCGCTACGCCTGGCGGTGGCGCCCACCATCGGCTTCTCGGTGCAGGTGGTGAAGGCCACGGCGGTCACCTCCATCATCGGCTTTACCGAACTCACCAAGACCGGCAGCGCGCTGGCCAATGCCACTTTCCAGCCGTTTCTGGTGTTTGGTCTGGTGGCGCTGGGCTACTTCCTGCTGTGTTACCCGCTGTCGCTGCTGGCCAGAAAACTGGAAAGGAAACTGCATGTCGCTCGTTCGCATTGA
- a CDS encoding amino acid ABC transporter permease: MVYQFDFAAVWEYRTQLLAGAGHTLLLTAAGVAGGGLVGVLGGVARAWRLAPFDALVGAYVELIRNTPFLVQLFFIFFGLPALGVALSEWQAAILAMVLNLGAYSTEIIRAGIEATPRGQLEAAAALAMSRRQIFLHVVLRPALWRVWPALCSQIVIVMLGSSVCSQIAAEELTFAANFIQSRNFRAFETYICVALMYLLLSLLVRQLLLVFGQRVIAGRKA; this comes from the coding sequence ATGGTTTACCAGTTTGATTTTGCTGCGGTGTGGGAGTACCGCACCCAGCTGCTGGCCGGCGCCGGCCACACCTTGCTGCTGACCGCCGCCGGGGTGGCGGGTGGCGGGCTGGTGGGGGTGCTGGGCGGCGTGGCTCGGGCATGGCGGCTGGCACCGTTCGACGCGTTGGTGGGCGCCTACGTGGAGCTGATCCGCAACACGCCGTTTCTGGTGCAGCTGTTCTTCATCTTTTTCGGCTTGCCGGCGCTGGGGGTGGCCCTCAGCGAGTGGCAGGCCGCCATCCTGGCGATGGTGCTGAACCTGGGTGCCTACAGCACCGAGATCATCCGTGCCGGTATCGAGGCCACGCCGCGCGGCCAGCTGGAAGCCGCTGCCGCGCTGGCGATGAGCCGGCGGCAAATCTTTCTGCACGTGGTGCTGCGGCCAGCGCTGTGGCGGGTGTGGCCGGCGCTGTGCAGCCAGATTGTCATCGTGATGCTGGGCTCGTCCGTGTGTTCGCAGATTGCCGCCGAAGAGCTGACCTTTGCGGCCAACTTCATTCAGTCGCGCAATTTCCGCGCTTTCGAAACCTATATCTGCGTGGCGCTGATGTACCTGTTGCTGTCGCTACTGGTGCGCCAGCTGCTGCTGGTGTTCGGCCAGCGTGTCATCGCGGGGAGAAAAGCATGA
- a CDS encoding transporter substrate-binding domain-containing protein — protein sequence MKRRSLLRNIAASLLCTGLLAAPLAHADALADIKKAGTLRVAVPQDFPPFGSVGPDMQPQGYDIDTARLVAKALAVKLELVPVTSTNRVPYLTTGKVDLVISSLGKNPEREKVVDFSVPYAPFFNGVFGPKAEKVQSAADLAGKSVAVTRGSVEDLELSKIAPASAVIKRFEDNNATVSAYYAGQTQLLATGNVVAASLEQNTSKRPLQTKFLIKDSPCYIGLPKGELTLQVRVNEIIAKAKKDGSLNKIAQQWLKAPLPATL from the coding sequence ATGAAACGTCGTTCCCTGCTGCGTAACATTGCTGCTTCCCTGCTGTGCACCGGCCTGCTGGCCGCCCCGCTGGCCCACGCCGACGCGCTGGCCGACATCAAGAAGGCCGGCACGCTGCGCGTGGCGGTGCCGCAAGACTTCCCGCCGTTCGGTTCGGTGGGCCCGGACATGCAGCCGCAAGGCTACGACATCGATACCGCGCGCCTGGTGGCCAAGGCGCTGGCGGTGAAGCTGGAGCTGGTGCCGGTGACCAGCACCAACCGAGTGCCGTACCTGACGACCGGTAAGGTAGATCTGGTGATCTCCAGCCTGGGCAAGAACCCGGAGCGCGAAAAAGTGGTGGACTTCTCGGTGCCGTACGCGCCGTTCTTCAACGGCGTCTTCGGGCCCAAAGCCGAAAAAGTACAGTCGGCGGCCGACCTGGCCGGCAAGAGCGTGGCGGTAACGCGCGGCTCGGTGGAAGATCTGGAGCTGAGCAAGATCGCGCCTGCCAGCGCGGTGATCAAGCGTTTCGAGGACAACAACGCCACGGTGTCGGCCTATTACGCTGGCCAGACCCAGCTGCTGGCCACCGGCAACGTGGTGGCGGCCTCGCTGGAGCAGAACACCAGCAAGCGCCCGCTGCAGACCAAGTTCCTGATCAAGGATTCGCCGTGCTACATCGGCCTGCCCAAAGGCGAGCTGACCCTGCAGGTGCGGGTGAACGAGATCATCGCCAAGGCCAAGAAGGACGGCTCGCTGAACAAGATCGCGCAGCAATGGCTGAAAGCGCCGCTGCCGGCCACCCTGTAA
- a CDS encoding FadR/GntR family transcriptional regulator: MTRLSSYAAQTLQRQIQQGLFLPGELLPSQRELAVTMGISRASLREAISTLEALGLVRSQPGKGVLVTAGLPRTSQPLSDGPAAHSLQQVFQLRAILEPAAAALAASQLDADAEASLQALQQQMEAALHKLDLVAAAEHDLAFHMAIARLSGNVPLAMVIQQFEQPFAHSLRLPFADHSHIWDTADEHRAVLDALCRRDPAAAQAAMFAHLQQAARRIGFVLALPGFPPVPALTEGVAP, encoded by the coding sequence ATGACCCGACTTTCCAGCTACGCCGCGCAGACCTTGCAGCGGCAAATCCAGCAGGGCCTGTTCCTGCCTGGCGAACTGTTGCCATCGCAGCGCGAGCTAGCCGTCACGATGGGGATCAGCCGCGCGTCGTTGCGCGAGGCTATTTCCACGCTGGAGGCGCTAGGCCTGGTGCGCTCGCAGCCGGGCAAGGGCGTGCTGGTGACCGCCGGCCTGCCACGCACTAGCCAGCCCTTGTCCGATGGCCCGGCCGCGCACTCGCTGCAGCAGGTGTTCCAGCTGCGCGCCATCCTGGAGCCGGCCGCTGCCGCGCTGGCGGCCAGCCAGCTGGACGCCGATGCCGAAGCCAGCCTGCAGGCACTGCAGCAGCAGATGGAAGCGGCGCTGCACAAGCTGGACCTGGTGGCCGCCGCCGAACACGACCTCGCCTTCCACATGGCCATCGCCCGCCTGTCCGGCAACGTGCCGCTGGCGATGGTGATCCAGCAGTTCGAGCAGCCGTTTGCCCACAGCCTGCGCCTGCCGTTTGCCGACCACAGCCACATCTGGGATACCGCCGACGAACACCGCGCCGTGCTGGACGCGCTGTGCCGTCGTGACCCAGCCGCCGCCCAGGCGGCGATGTTTGCCCACTTGCAGCAGGCCGCCCGCCGTATCGGCTTTGTGCTGGCCTTGCCCGGTTTTCCCCCTGTTCCTGCCCTGACTGAAGGAGTTGCCCCATGA
- a CDS encoding pseudouridine synthase, with amino-acid sequence MSDDNTIRLSKRMTELGLCSRREADEFIEQGLVKVDGVVVNVLGSRVRPEQTVTLESGALNVQAERVTILLYKPVGFVSGPAEMQGDRPAWLLIKPETRAEQDRSGVMFLKKHQHKLAAAGKLDVDASGLLVLTQDGRVARKLLAGECEQEYLVWLKTPATAEQLAALGKGVQADGDTLDAARVSRQSDRQLCFVLRQQQRRHIQRMCAAVGLEIERLHRIRIGRVRLGDLQQGQWRYLLENEKF; translated from the coding sequence ATGAGCGACGACAACACTATCCGCCTGTCCAAACGCATGACCGAGCTGGGCTTGTGCTCCCGCCGCGAAGCGGACGAATTTATCGAGCAGGGGCTGGTAAAAGTAGATGGCGTAGTAGTCAACGTACTGGGCAGCCGCGTGCGCCCGGAGCAAACCGTTACCCTGGAAAGCGGTGCGCTGAACGTGCAGGCCGAGCGCGTTACCATCTTGCTGTACAAGCCGGTAGGCTTTGTCAGCGGCCCGGCCGAAATGCAGGGCGATCGCCCGGCCTGGCTCTTGATCAAGCCGGAAACCCGCGCCGAGCAAGACCGCTCTGGTGTGATGTTCCTGAAAAAGCACCAGCACAAGCTGGCGGCAGCAGGCAAGCTGGACGTTGACGCGTCCGGCCTGCTGGTGCTGACGCAGGACGGCCGCGTAGCACGCAAGCTGTTGGCCGGCGAGTGCGAGCAGGAATACCTGGTATGGCTGAAAACCCCCGCCACGGCCGAACAGTTGGCCGCATTGGGCAAAGGTGTGCAGGCCGATGGTGACACGCTGGACGCTGCCCGTGTCAGCCGCCAGAGCGACCGCCAGCTGTGCTTTGTGCTGCGCCAACAGCAGCGCCGCCATATCCAGCGCATGTGCGCTGCGGTCGGCCTGGAAATCGAGCGTCTGCACCGTATCCGCATCGGCCGTGTGCGCTTGGGCGACTTGCAGCAGGGCCAGTGGCGCTACTTGCTGGAGAACGAGAAGTTCTGA
- a CDS encoding YfaZ family outer membrane protein, which translates to MTRYTLLAAAILAMPLAAHAGDTTIAAGSEYRFVTRMPTGLGPGLALDYVKSDNKDRRGDKPSFGAAGVMIGLPVPTLLRLDLGGKLVYLEADGAATAAMAGGRLTVDLPMNAEAFVHGFYAGAGASSGTVKQVTDTMAGVRWSPLKMVGVEVGYRTVEVKREDSRRNIKLADGAYAGVAVAF; encoded by the coding sequence ATGACACGCTACACCCTGTTGGCCGCAGCCATACTGGCCATGCCCCTTGCCGCCCATGCCGGTGACACCACGATTGCTGCGGGCAGCGAATACCGCTTTGTTACCCGCATGCCTACCGGCCTCGGCCCTGGCCTGGCACTGGACTACGTTAAATCGGACAACAAGGATCGCCGTGGCGACAAACCCAGCTTTGGCGCGGCCGGCGTGATGATCGGCCTGCCGGTACCCACCTTGCTGCGCCTCGACCTGGGTGGCAAGCTGGTGTATCTGGAAGCCGATGGCGCGGCGACCGCCGCCATGGCCGGGGGCCGCCTGACGGTGGATCTGCCGATGAATGCCGAAGCGTTTGTGCACGGCTTTTACGCTGGTGCCGGTGCCAGCAGCGGCACCGTGAAACAAGTCACCGACACCATGGCCGGCGTACGCTGGAGCCCGCTGAAAATGGTGGGCGTCGAAGTGGGCTACCGCACGGTAGAGGTCAAGCGTGAAGACAGCCGCCGCAATATCAAGCTGGCCGACGGCGCGTATGCCGGTGTCGCGGTTGCCTTCTGA
- a CDS encoding YceH family protein, with product MDNLTLHPHTVRVLGALIEKQALTPDSYPLTLNALQSACNQLTSRDPVLSLSEADISSSLDELMAQKLVAERIPAGSRVAKYEHRLNYAWNIDGARLAALGLLLLRGAQTSAELRTRAGRVYSFASVDEVETALAALADKYPPLVEKLPRQPGEREARWVHLLHPPALAVSAANLAPQGGDAALAERVAGLEAQLAAMLQRIEALEAQQPSA from the coding sequence ATGGACAATCTGACTTTGCATCCGCACACCGTGCGCGTATTGGGCGCACTGATAGAAAAACAGGCGCTCACGCCCGATAGCTACCCGCTCACCCTCAATGCCCTGCAGTCTGCCTGCAACCAGCTCACCAGCCGCGACCCGGTACTCAGCCTGAGCGAGGCGGATATCAGCAGTTCGCTGGACGAGCTGATGGCGCAAAAACTGGTGGCCGAGCGTATCCCGGCCGGCAGCCGCGTGGCCAAGTACGAGCACCGCCTGAACTACGCTTGGAATATCGATGGCGCCAGGTTGGCCGCACTGGGTTTGCTGCTGCTGCGTGGCGCGCAGACCAGCGCCGAGCTGCGCACCCGTGCTGGCCGCGTCTACAGTTTTGCCAGTGTGGACGAGGTGGAAACCGCCCTGGCCGCGCTGGCCGACAAATACCCGCCACTGGTAGAAAAACTGCCGCGCCAGCCGGGCGAGCGCGAAGCGCGCTGGGTGCATCTGTTGCACCCGCCAGCCCTGGCCGTGTCGGCGGCCAACCTGGCACCACAGGGCGGCGATGCCGCATTGGCGGAGCGCGTCGCCGGGCTGGAGGCGCAGCTGGCCGCTATGTTGCAGCGCATCGAAGCGCTGGAGGCGCAGCAGCCGAGCGCGTAA
- a CDS encoding TlyA family RNA methyltransferase, translating into MKRVDLLLVEQGLAPSRTAAQQLIEAGRVSVAEGAGTRLIGKASQKLPDDAVFHVVPDEADRYVSRGGLKMAGALAAAGLHDIQGWRALDVGQSTGGFSDCLLQAGACRVVGVDVGHDQLAARLRNDARVRYFEGVNARALDHAALLAANDGEAFDLMVCDVSFISVALIYPSALPLIRPGGYLLSLVKPQFEVGREGLGHGGIVRDSSLYAGVEDKISRCVAELGFDKLGWFDSPIKGGDGNHEFFILARRR; encoded by the coding sequence ATGAAGCGCGTGGATCTTCTTTTGGTAGAACAGGGCCTGGCCCCGTCGCGTACGGCAGCACAGCAGCTGATCGAGGCTGGCCGCGTCAGCGTGGCTGAGGGTGCCGGCACGCGCCTTATCGGCAAGGCCAGCCAGAAACTGCCCGACGATGCGGTATTCCATGTGGTGCCGGACGAAGCCGACCGCTACGTGTCGCGTGGCGGGCTGAAAATGGCCGGTGCGCTGGCGGCCGCCGGTCTGCACGATATCCAGGGCTGGCGTGCGCTGGACGTGGGGCAATCCACCGGTGGCTTTAGCGACTGCCTGCTGCAAGCCGGCGCGTGCCGTGTGGTGGGTGTCGATGTGGGCCACGACCAGTTGGCCGCACGCCTGCGCAACGATGCGCGCGTACGCTATTTCGAAGGGGTGAATGCCCGCGCCCTGGACCACGCGGCTCTGCTGGCGGCCAACGATGGCGAAGCCTTCGACCTGATGGTATGCGATGTATCGTTTATTTCTGTGGCGCTGATCTACCCGTCGGCTCTACCGCTGATCCGGCCGGGCGGCTATCTGCTCAGCCTGGTAAAACCGCAGTTCGAGGTTGGCCGCGAGGGGCTGGGGCACGGTGGTATCGTGCGTGATAGCTCGCTATACGCCGGTGTGGAAGACAAGATCAGCCGCTGCGTGGCCGAGCTGGGCTTTGACAAGCTGGGCTGGTTTGACAGCCCGATCAAGGGCGGCGACGGCAACCACGAATTTTTCATCCTGGCGCGCCGCCGCTAG
- a CDS encoding universal stress protein, with protein sequence MYKHLAIALDGSHNARPALIEAVRIAATANSHLSLVHVICLHDFAVESAGLLDTQALYDEARKQGQAVLDEAANYAREHGVKDISQQLLEAPQGSEAATAQLVEFAEQAGADLLVIGTHGHRGWRHLLLGSFAESVLRKSTLPLLVVRNPEDDDSAAPGAG encoded by the coding sequence ATGTACAAGCATCTCGCTATCGCACTGGACGGCAGCCACAACGCCCGCCCGGCATTGATCGAGGCCGTCCGTATTGCCGCTACGGCCAACAGCCACCTTTCCCTGGTACATGTTATCTGCCTGCACGATTTTGCGGTAGAAAGTGCGGGCTTGCTGGATACCCAGGCATTGTACGACGAGGCCAGAAAACAGGGGCAAGCGGTATTGGATGAAGCGGCAAACTATGCCCGCGAGCATGGTGTAAAAGACATCAGCCAGCAGCTGCTGGAAGCACCGCAAGGTAGCGAAGCCGCTACTGCGCAGCTGGTCGAATTTGCAGAGCAGGCCGGGGCCGACCTGCTGGTAATCGGTACGCACGGCCATCGCGGCTGGCGCCACCTGTTGCTGGGCAGCTTTGCCGAGTCGGTACTGCGCAAGAGCACCTTGCCGCTGCTGGTGGTGCGTAACCCGGAAGACGACGACAGCGCCGCACCCGGCGCAGGCTGA
- a CDS encoding glutamine synthetase family protein, with amino-acid sequence MSHPVPHPEQALWLSQLGVRDVELAFADVTGFARGKTLPRQAFIDGQQLRIARAVAIQSCVGEFPDYRFYGEQDPDVTLLPDMATLRQLPWAATPRALVLCDCVDHDGSLSPLAPRTVLKQILQRYAARGWTPVVAPELEFYLFAANPDSDAPFQPPALRSGRRERGFDSFSFSTLNDLEAFFDDVYRGCEMLGIATDTWVHEMGPSQFEINLKHGDALALADQTFLFKTLLKETGNKHGLNVVCMAKPLAGEPGSSMHLHQSVVDRDGRNIFSQPDGSESQLFYGFIAGMQRYLAELMPLYCPSPNSYRRFVKNLAAPVNLSWGVDNRSVGLRVPLSAPQARRVENRLPGCDANPYLSLAASLGAGLLGMEQGLQPTPAVSGNVFLQPDSSEALPRTLDAALACMQQGEAATRLFGREFSQAYAAVKEVELASFHNEITAWERRYLGVLA; translated from the coding sequence ATGTCCCACCCCGTACCACACCCCGAGCAGGCACTATGGCTAAGCCAGCTGGGCGTTCGTGATGTCGAGCTGGCGTTTGCTGACGTAACCGGTTTTGCGCGCGGTAAAACCTTGCCACGCCAAGCTTTTATCGATGGCCAGCAGCTGCGCATTGCGCGTGCCGTTGCTATCCAGAGCTGCGTTGGCGAGTTTCCCGATTACCGCTTTTACGGCGAGCAAGACCCCGATGTGACGCTGCTGCCGGATATGGCCACGCTGCGCCAGCTGCCCTGGGCGGCCACGCCACGGGCCTTGGTGCTATGCGATTGTGTCGATCACGACGGCAGCTTGTCTCCGCTGGCGCCGCGCACGGTGTTGAAACAAATACTACAGCGCTACGCCGCACGGGGCTGGACACCGGTGGTCGCACCAGAGCTGGAGTTCTACCTGTTTGCGGCTAACCCGGACAGCGACGCGCCGTTCCAGCCGCCGGCCTTGCGCAGTGGCCGGCGCGAGCGTGGCTTCGACTCGTTCAGCTTCAGCACCCTCAATGATCTGGAAGCCTTCTTCGACGATGTCTACCGTGGCTGCGAGATGCTGGGTATCGCTACCGATACCTGGGTACACGAGATGGGGCCTAGCCAGTTCGAGATCAATCTCAAGCATGGCGATGCCTTGGCGCTGGCCGACCAGACCTTCCTGTTCAAGACCCTGCTGAAAGAAACCGGCAACAAACACGGCCTGAATGTGGTGTGCATGGCCAAGCCGCTGGCGGGTGAGCCCGGCAGCTCCATGCACCTGCACCAAAGCGTGGTAGACCGCGACGGCCGCAATATTTTCAGCCAGCCCGATGGCAGCGAAAGCCAGCTGTTTTACGGTTTTATCGCTGGCATGCAGCGCTACCTGGCCGAGCTGATGCCGCTGTATTGCCCCAGCCCCAACTCCTACCGGCGCTTTGTCAAAAACCTGGCCGCACCGGTGAACCTGAGCTGGGGGGTAGATAACCGCTCGGTGGGCTTGCGGGTACCGCTGTCTGCACCGCAGGCCCGTCGCGTAGAAAACCGGCTTCCAGGCTGCGATGCCAACCCGTATCTGTCGCTAGCGGCTAGCCTGGGCGCGGGTTTGCTGGGCATGGAGCAAGGCTTGCAGCCTACGCCGGCGGTGAGCGGCAACGTATTCTTGCAGCCTGATAGTAGCGAGGCGCTGCCACGCACGCTGGATGCGGCATTGGCGTGCATGCAGCAAGGTGAAGCCGCTACGCGCCTGTTTGGTCGCGAGTTCAGTCAGGCCTACGCTGCGGTAAAAGAGGTGGAGCTGGCCAGCTTCCACAACGAAATTACCGCATGGGAGCGCCGTTATCTTGGCGTACTGGCTTGA